CCTATGGCGTTGATTAATATTGCAGCAGGAACAGTTGCGATAGATTTAGATGCGAGAGGATATTGTAGTAGTGTTGTTACGGCTTGTGCAGCTGCTACAAATGCAATAGGTGAGGGATTTTTGAAAATTAGAGATGGATATTTAGATATTGTTGTCGCCGGAGGAAGTGAAGCTTCAATTACTCCGCTTGCTGTAGCTGGATTTGCCAGTATGAGAGCTTTAAGTGAAAGTACAGATAAAAATAGAGCGAGTATTCCTTTTGATAAAGAAAGAAATGGGTTTGTAATGGGAGAAGGAAGTGCGGTATTAATTCTTGAAGAATTGGAACATGCCTTAAAACGTAATGCAAAAATTTATGCTGAAGTTGTGGGATATGGAAATTCTTGTGATGCTAATCATATTACAGCCCCCTTAAGTGATGGTAGTGGAGCGGGAAAAGCGATGCTAAATGCGATTAATGATGCAGGGTTAGAGCCAAAAGATATTGAATATATCAATGCTCATGGAACGAGTACTCCTCTAAATGATAAGTCAGAAACTTTAGCAATAAAATACGCTTTTGGAGAAAAATATAAAGATGTGCTTGTTAGTTCGACAAAATCTGCAACAGGACATTTGCTTGGCGCAAGTGGAGCCGTTGAAGCATTAATTACAACTTTAGCATTAAAAAATTCTTACATTCCAGCAACATTGAATACAAATGAAATTGATGAAGAATGTGATTTGAATATCGTAAAAAATAAAGGATTAGAAAAAAATATAAAATATGCAATGAGTAACTCTTTAGGTTTTGGTGGGCATAATGCCAGTTTAATCTTGAAAAAATGGGAGGACTAGTATGGTTTATAATTCAAATGAAATTCAAGAAATAATACCACATAGATATCCATTTTTGTTAGTTGATAGAATTGATTATATAAGTGAAGATAAAACTGAAATAATTGGGACAAAATGTGTAAGTGCAAATGAAATGCAATTTATGGGACATTTCCCGAATAAACATGTTATGCCGGGTGTTTTAATTGTCGAAGCTTTGGCTCAAACGGGCTGTGTTCTATTACTTAGCAAAGAAGAAAATAAAAATAAAATTGGATATTTTGCAGGAATTAATAAAATGAGATTTAAACAAATGGTTCTACCGGGAGATGTACTGACTTTAAAGGTAAAACTTATGAATAATAAAGCGAATATTTATATTGCAGAAGTTTGTGCAACAGTTGAAAACAAGATTGTTTGTAGTGGAGAAATAATCTGTTCGGTTGGAAATTAAAAAACTGATATAAGTATAAGTTATCTTATACTTATATCAGAACTGATTAATTTGATGATTTTTTCTTGTTCTTGGACAATTAGAGAGCCACTATCGTCAATATCTATTGCCTTTGCATAGAATTGTTTATCATTTTGAATTACTTTAATATCTTTTCCAAGAACATAGGAATTTTCTTTATAAAGGTCTATATAATTTGCTTTTTCTATAAAATATAAATCAAAAAAGTTTATTATTTCTGAAATTAAAGCATTTCTTGAAATTTTAAAATTTATATTATTTTCAATAGATGTTGCGATATTTTTTAAACTTGGAGGAAATTCAAATTCTTTTACATTTATTCCTATTCCAACAATCATATTATCAATTATGTTGGTACTTAGGTTTATTTGACTTTCACAAAGAATTCCTCCAACTTTTAAATCATTTAAAATTATATCATTGACCCATTTTAGTTTTACATCTAAATTGCAGATAGACTTTATTGCAGATAGAATGGCAACACTCGTTAAAATTGTGATTTTTAAAGATTCTTCGATTAAACAATTTGGATTAATTAAAATGGACATATATATTCCTACATCTTTATTTGACATAAATTGTCTATTATTTTTTCCATAACCATTAGTTTGTTCATTACTTATTACAATAGTACCATAGTTTTTTTCATTTATCTTTGATTTTAAATATTTGTTAGTTGAATCGATACTATCGAAAATTTCAATATTATGTTTATGCTTTAGATTGTTTTGAATTTCTTGTATATTTAAGTTATTTTTTAAAGTTTTCATATGCTAATTATATATAAATTTTATTAAAAATACAACTATATTGATTTTCTATATTGACTAAAGTAAAATACTATTATATACTTTTAATATAAATTGGGAGGTTAAGAATGGCTGAATGTAAAACTAGACAGACATTAAATGAATTATTGGTTGATTTATTTAATTTTATACTGTATATACAAGAAAAATATATGAAAGAAAAAGGTGTGCCTTTGACAATGTATGAAGTTCATTTACTTGAAAATGTTTCAAAAATTGAAAATAATACAATAGGTAATATTGCTGATGCTATGTTAGTTACAAAGGGAACTCTTTCAGTTAATGCTAGTAGACTTATAAAAAAGGGATATCTAACAAAATATGTAGATAAGGATGATAGAAGAGTTGTTAGAGTTGAAATAACTGATAAGGCTAGAGATATTTTAAAAATTCATGATGAATTCCACGAAAATTTAATAGATAGAGCATTAGAGGACTTAAATTTATCAGATAATGAAGTTTTAAATAAAAGTTTTGAATCTATTTTGAATTATTTTAAAACGGAATATAAAAAAATGACTCAAAAAACTGATGAATCTAAAGTTAATAAACAAAAATTTAAAAAGATTAAGAAAATAAATATGACTAAAAAGAAGTTAAAATATTCTGATTAGGCTGTGAATATAGGGCTGATTTAAAGCGGCCTTTTTTTGTTTTTTTAATTAAAATATGTTAAAATTATACTTGATAATTAATATTTTAGATAGGAGATTTTTATGGTTAGTAAGGAAGAAGTAAAGAAAATTTATTATCTTGCAAACTTGAATGTAAAAGAAGAAGAACTCGATTCCATTGCTAAAAAGTTTGACGATGTTCTTGTTTTTGCCAATGAAATTATGGAACTTGATACTTCAGATTGTGAAGCACTAGAAATTGTTGTTGAACATAACAGTCCTTTGAGAGAAGATGTTGTTGAAGAAAGTATTTCAAGGGAAGATGCACTTTTGAATGCAAGTGATAAAGAGTATGGATATTTTAGATTACAAAGGGTTGTGAAATAATGGATATTTTAAGTATAAGAGAAGATTTTATCAGTGGTAAGGTGGATTTGATTTCATTTTATACTGATGTTATAAAGAGAATTGAAGATAAAAAAGAGTTGAATATTTTTCTTGATTTTTCTAAAGAAAAAATTATGGAAAGAGTTGAATTTTTAAATAATAAATTAAAAAATAAAGAAAAATTGGGCTCTCTTTTTGGAGTTTCAGTTTCCGTTAAAGATAATATTTTAGTTAAAGGATATAAAAATACTTGCGGTTCAAAAATTTTGGAAAATTATTATCCGATTTTTAATGCTACAATTATTGATAGACTTTTGGAAGAAGACGCTGTTATTCTAGGAAAAGTTAATATGGATGAATTTGCAATGGGTGGTTCAGGTGAGACTTCTTATTTTGGAGCAACAAAAAATCCTCTTGACGAAAGTTTAATTCCTGGCGGTTCATCTTCAGGTTCTGCAAGTAGTGTAAGTGCAGATTTAGCTATGATTAGTTTAGGATCAGATACAGGTGGTTCTGTTAGAAATCCTGCATCTTTTTGTGCTTGTGTAGGATATAAACCTACTTATGGGATGATTTCAAGATATGGAGTTGTTTCTATGGCAAGTAGTTTAGATCAAGTAGGAATTTTATCAACTGACGTTAAATCAATTCTGCCTGTTTTAAATACAATTGGCGGGTTGGATAAAATGGATGCAGTTACAATGAGAGATGCTTTAGATATTAAGGAAGATAAAGATTTTTCTTTAAAGGATATTAAAATTGCAATAGTTTCTAATATCGAAAGCTATGAAATTGATGAAATTATTTTAAAAGATTATAAAAAGGCGATTGAAAATTTAAAAAATCAAGGAGTTATAATTGAAGAAGTAGATTTTAAATATATTAAACATTCTACAAATGTGTATAATGTTGTTATGAGTTCTGAAGTTTCAAGTAATATGTCAAGATTTGACGGTATCAGATATGGATATAGAACTGAAAATTATGACTCAACAAGAGAACTTTTTACAAATACTAGAAGTGAGGGTTTTGGAGAAGAAGTTCAAAGAAGAATTGCAATGGGAACTTTCTATCTTGCAAGCTCAAATAATCAAATTCTTTATAAAAAAGGCTTGGAAGTTAGAGATTTGATAAGTAAAGAGGTAAATAAAGTTCTTTCAAAATATGATTTTATTTTAACTCCTACAACAACTTGTCTGCCAAGCAAGATTGGAGCTGAAAAGGATAATGCTTTAAAATCTTATGCTGGTGATACTTTTAATGTACCTGTGAATTTTGCAGGGCTTCCAGCTATTTCAATTCCTTTAAATCTTAAAAAAATTGGTGGAAGTGTTCAATTTATAGGTAAGAGATTTGATGATGAAAGACTATTAAATCTTGCAATGAATTTTGAAAGGGGGCTTTAATATGAGTTTAAAAACAATAATAGGACTTGAAATTCACGTTGAGTTACAAACTGATACAAAAATGTTCTGTGGTTGTAAAAATGAATATGGTTGTCCTCCAAATACTAATGTTTGTCCTATTTGTTTAGGTCATCCGGGAACTCTTCCAAGAATAAATAAAAGAGCGATTGAATATGCAATAATGGCAGGGAATGCTTTTAATTGTGAAATTTCTATGGATATGAAAATGGATAGAAAAAAATATTTTTATCCAGATTTAGTTAAGGGATATCAAATAACTCAAGAGAGAACTCCTATCTGTAAAAATGGATATATAGAAATTGATACTGAAAATGGAGTGAAGAAACTTAGACTACAAAGAATTCATATTGAAGAAGATACAGGAAAGTCAATTCATAATGAAAACGGACATACTCTAATGGACTACAATAGAGCTGGAGTTCCACTAATTGAAATTGTATCTGAGCCTGACATGAACAGTCCTGAAGAGGCTATTGCCTTTTTGACAAATTTAAAAGAAACTATAAAATATCTTGGAATTTCAGATGTTAAAATGGAAGAAGGCTCACTTCGTTGTGATGTAAACTTAAATGTTGTTGATGAAGAAAGTGGATTTAAGACAAAAATTACTGAAATTAAAAATCTAAATTCATTTAAGGCTGCACTTCGTGCTATGGAATATGAACAAAAAAGACATATAGAAAATGTTAAAAATAATATTGTCGGAGAAAAAGAGACAAGACGTTGGGATGAATCAAAACTTGAAACTATAATTATGCGTCATAAAGAAGAGGGAAATGATTATAGATTTAGTGTTGAGCCTGATATTCCTTATATCAAGCTTGAAAAAGACTTTGTTGAAGCTATCAAGGAAAAAATGCCAGAGCTTCCAAAGAATAAGAAAAATAGATTTTTAAATGAATACAAACTTTCAGAATATGATGCAAATGTATTAACTCAAAATAAATATTTATCTGAATATTTTGAAAGAGTAGTTAAAAAAGTTGATGATGCAACTCTTGTTTCAAACTGGTTGCTTTCTGATGTTTTAAGAAGAGTTAAAGATTTAGAAATTGAATTTGAAGAAATTCCTCTAAATATTGAATCTTTTGCAAGTCTTTTAAAATTGGTTAAAGAAAATAAGATAAATGCAAATGTCGGAAAAAAGCTTCTT
Above is a genomic segment from Parvimonas micra containing:
- the fabF gene encoding beta-ketoacyl-ACP synthase II → MKRRVVISGLGVVSPIGNDKEELWNSIENGKCGIDEITFFDTSEHKVKLAAEVKDLDFEKYYNKRDLKFNDRFVKFARIATKQAYEDSNLQDFDRDRMGVILASGIGGIETISNCENVLKEKGPSRVSPYFIPMALINIAAGTVAIDLDARGYCSSVVTACAAATNAIGEGFLKIRDGYLDIVVAGGSEASITPLAVAGFASMRALSESTDKNRASIPFDKERNGFVMGEGSAVLILEELEHALKRNAKIYAEVVGYGNSCDANHITAPLSDGSGAGKAMLNAINDAGLEPKDIEYINAHGTSTPLNDKSETLAIKYAFGEKYKDVLVSSTKSATGHLLGASGAVEALITTLALKNSYIPATLNTNEIDEECDLNIVKNKGLEKNIKYAMSNSLGFGGHNASLILKKWED
- a CDS encoding MarR family winged helix-turn-helix transcriptional regulator; this translates as MAECKTRQTLNELLVDLFNFILYIQEKYMKEKGVPLTMYEVHLLENVSKIENNTIGNIADAMLVTKGTLSVNASRLIKKGYLTKYVDKDDRRVVRVEITDKARDILKIHDEFHENLIDRALEDLNLSDNEVLNKSFESILNYFKTEYKKMTQKTDESKVNKQKFKKIKKINMTKKKLKYSD
- the fabZ gene encoding 3-hydroxyacyl-ACP dehydratase FabZ → MVYNSNEIQEIIPHRYPFLLVDRIDYISEDKTEIIGTKCVSANEMQFMGHFPNKHVMPGVLIVEALAQTGCVLLLSKEENKNKIGYFAGINKMRFKQMVLPGDVLTLKVKLMNNKANIYIAEVCATVENKIVCSGEIICSVGN
- a CDS encoding biotin--[acetyl-CoA-carboxylase] ligase, with translation MKTLKNNLNIQEIQNNLKHKHNIEIFDSIDSTNKYLKSKINEKNYGTIVISNEQTNGYGKNNRQFMSNKDVGIYMSILINPNCLIEESLKITILTSVAILSAIKSICNLDVKLKWVNDIILNDLKVGGILCESQINLSTNIIDNMIVGIGINVKEFEFPPSLKNIATSIENNINFKISRNALISEIINFFDLYFIEKANYIDLYKENSYVLGKDIKVIQNDKQFYAKAIDIDDSGSLIVQEQEKIIKLISSDISIR
- the gatC gene encoding Asp-tRNA(Asn)/Glu-tRNA(Gln) amidotransferase subunit GatC — protein: MVSKEEVKKIYYLANLNVKEEELDSIAKKFDDVLVFANEIMELDTSDCEALEIVVEHNSPLREDVVEESISREDALLNASDKEYGYFRLQRVVK
- the gatA gene encoding Asp-tRNA(Asn)/Glu-tRNA(Gln) amidotransferase subunit GatA → MDILSIREDFISGKVDLISFYTDVIKRIEDKKELNIFLDFSKEKIMERVEFLNNKLKNKEKLGSLFGVSVSVKDNILVKGYKNTCGSKILENYYPIFNATIIDRLLEEDAVILGKVNMDEFAMGGSGETSYFGATKNPLDESLIPGGSSSGSASSVSADLAMISLGSDTGGSVRNPASFCACVGYKPTYGMISRYGVVSMASSLDQVGILSTDVKSILPVLNTIGGLDKMDAVTMRDALDIKEDKDFSLKDIKIAIVSNIESYEIDEIILKDYKKAIENLKNQGVIIEEVDFKYIKHSTNVYNVVMSSEVSSNMSRFDGIRYGYRTENYDSTRELFTNTRSEGFGEEVQRRIAMGTFYLASSNNQILYKKGLEVRDLISKEVNKVLSKYDFILTPTTTCLPSKIGAEKDNALKSYAGDTFNVPVNFAGLPAISIPLNLKKIGGSVQFIGKRFDDERLLNLAMNFERGL
- the gatB gene encoding Asp-tRNA(Asn)/Glu-tRNA(Gln) amidotransferase subunit GatB, yielding MSLKTIIGLEIHVELQTDTKMFCGCKNEYGCPPNTNVCPICLGHPGTLPRINKRAIEYAIMAGNAFNCEISMDMKMDRKKYFYPDLVKGYQITQERTPICKNGYIEIDTENGVKKLRLQRIHIEEDTGKSIHNENGHTLMDYNRAGVPLIEIVSEPDMNSPEEAIAFLTNLKETIKYLGISDVKMEEGSLRCDVNLNVVDEESGFKTKITEIKNLNSFKAALRAMEYEQKRHIENVKNNIVGEKETRRWDESKLETIIMRHKEEGNDYRFSVEPDIPYIKLEKDFVEAIKEKMPELPKNKKNRFLNEYKLSEYDANVLTQNKYLSEYFERVVKKVDDATLVSNWLLSDVLRRVKDLEIEFEEIPLNIESFASLLKLVKENKINANVGKKLLRELFEEGDFDPLKVVEERGLIQISDDSALIEIVEEVLKNNPSSIEDYKNGKDRALGFLMGQCMKASKGKGNPQKFNELILERLV